The DNA window TGACATTAATATATCACTAGAGTTAAAACGTTGAATAACCAGAAAAACACCATGGACAAACCAGTCTTCCAAGAATAaagatttgtatttatatattatgtcTCTATTATTCCAGATATAATATTTGTGATGTGTGAAGCTGTGTTTGCAAAGTAAAGACCAAGAAAGgagcttttttaaatgaaagtttgATCATTTTAAGGCGATTTTCTTCCAAGATTACAgttgcacagaaaaaaataaaataaggccTCCAAGTTTTGAGAAAATGTAATTGGTAATAAAATTCCAGGTTGATGTCGCATCTCTAAGAAATTGTTTAATCAAGAAAGTTCAGGCCACCAAGAGTTCAATCAGATAGACTTCCTAATATAATGTActttaattatcattataaaGTATATTATCAATGGTCATATTTATAGCCACACGACTCAGTTGTTTGGAATTTTCCTCAGAAGAAACGAAAAaccaaacacataaaacataacatgcatctgtgaatataaaatacagaataaaattGAACACAGTGGAAATAGAAAAGGATGTCCGGTGCATAAAAATACACTAAAAtacaaattacaataaaatacagtttaaaagAGATGAGTAGGACAAGATTGACGCAAACGGAACCTCAATTTGAACCAATGGCTGATGAGAGATGCTACATATGGGCGTGACTGACTAAATTTGACGGACCAATGATCAGGCCGTAACTGCGTGAACTCGTGAAAGTGGCGAACGGTTGGGCCAATCACGACGCTCCGCGGAGTGCACTCACGGAGAGCGTGACGGGGGCGCGCGCCGGGTTGAGTGCGCGTCGGGAGCAGCTGCACAGGAGAGAGGGGCACGAGCCGAATGGTGGAGCTGAAGATGGCGGATGGAGACAGTGGGAGTGAGCGCGGCGGCAGCAGCGGGGGAGGCGGCGGTGGTTTCCAGCACTTCCAGCGGGACCAGGAGACCCAGGAGCTGGCGTCCAAGCGCCTCGACATCCAGAACAAGCGCTTCTACCTGGACGTCAAGCAGAACAGCAAGGGCAGGTTCATCAAAATCGCAGAGGTCGGGGCCGGGGGCTCCAAAAGTCGCCTGACCCTCTCGCTGTCGGTGGCGGCGGAGTTCCGTGACTACCTCGGGGATTTCATCGAGCACTACGCCCAGCTGGGGCCTAGCAGTCCGGAGCAGATAGCCCAGGCTGCTGTGGGGGAGGATGGCGGGCCCAGGCGAGCGCTCAAGAGCGAGTTTCTCGTCCGGGAGAACCGCAAGTACTACCTGGACCTGAAGGAGAACCAGCGGGGGAGGTTCCTGCGGATCCGACAGACCGTCAACCGCGGACCTGGCTTTGGAGTCGGGGGCCCAGTGGGCGGCATGCTCTCCGGCCAGACCATAGCCCTTCCGGCCCAGGGGTTAATAGAGTTTAGAGACGCCCTCGCTAAGCTCATAGATGACTACGGGGGAGACGACGAGGAGCTGGTCGGTGGTACGGCCGCCGGCGGCTACGGTGAGCTCCCCGAGGGCACCTCCATCATGGTGGACTCCAAGCGGTTCTTCTTCGACGTCGGCTCCAACAAATACGGGGTGTTCCTGCGTGTGAGCGAGGTGAAGCCCAGCTACAGGAACTCTATCACCATCCCCTTCAAAGCCTGGGGCAAATTCGGAGGAGCTTTCTCCAGATACGCCgaggagatgaaggagatcCAGGAGAGGCAGCGGGATAAGATGTACGAGCGGAGGGATGAGTCCGAGGGAGACGACGTGGAGGACGACTGAGAAATCAGACGGCTGTTAGTCCAGTTACACGACAGATCTGCAATATAGGAgtattttgcaaaaaaaatgtttaaaaaaaaaccgtTAAAAAGACAGATAAAGTGCATGACAAATCGTGCTGTTATAGCCTACTAAAGTATCGTGGCGTAAAAAAGTACATGTGCAGGGAGTAATTGGTGTATTATCCTAAAGTTTGTAGGGTCGAGGGTTGGAGTGGTCGTTTGAATCTCTGAAAGTGAATTAAAAGTGgactaaatgtttaaatgagaTATTTCTCACTGGCTGAAAGGCGAGAGAAACTACTAAAACCAGCAAGTTGGTTTTTAtatctagaaatgaagccaatgAATGCTTTCCTATTTGAGACATAGATTATATTTTAAGAGTGAGGAGTCAAACTGTTTAAGATGTTTTCCTTGCTCACTCCAAGGGGAGAACCTAGCATCCATTGTATTCCTGTTCAGACCAGGTCTCTCCTCAGTGGGTAGTTGGTGGGATTTCGTGCAAGTCAGTCAGATGAACCTGAGGGGGAATGTACAAGAGAGCTGCTGTCACTCGGTGGCTGTTCCGCGTTAGATGATGGGTCAGCAGATGAGGAGCTGTCAAACAGCATGGaggcgagcagcagcagggccgttcattgaaaatgtttgttaGGGGAAGAAGATTATCTGTGAGACCAAACACCAAGGGCCGTGCGGACtaaattaaagcttttgacTCCAGTAGTCAATTTACAGTGCAGATCAGCTGGGTTTTATGTTATACATACAATCTTGGCGATATTTTCAAAGCATAATTCACATCGTTTTCAGTAagattcacatttaaaaacgaGGAGCCGTCTGTTTTCCTAACACCAGAGCATCCCTGGTGTTTGAGAACAGCAGCTTTGGAGAGATAACATGTGGGAAGAGGACTGTCTTTTTGTGGGAGCCCACCCCACCAGGGacaaatgtatatgtatatatatatatatatatatatatattgggaCTTTTAACAATTTGCTCCCAAGTGTCACTACAAGCAGTCCAGAAATCCAGCTGTTGGAGAGGAGCCACAGTGGTGCTTCTCTGATCTCTTTGCTCTGCAGAGCATCAGCGATAAGCTTTGCCATCAGCCTCTGTGTCGTGGACAGAGCTGGACAGACGTCAGGTCCTAACCAGCCACGGTACATTTTCTGATTTAACAACTAACATCTTCTGACACATGAAGACCCTGGACAGAAACACATTgatggatgttttctttttgttttgggttttttctctgtgtgtgtgtgtgtgtttttcttcaaaagaaCTATATTGAAATGAGATTCTACTTATAGGAATGATATTACCGAACAAACCAGCaaaagatattttgaaatacttataatggaaaatgtattgtttaaaaaataattactataaaaataaatgaaaaggttaATTTCTTAAAACAAAGTTGTGACTCAAACCTccagatttgtttttccaaGAGTAAAAGTATAACACTTCCTTAATTAAAACTACTTGAAACACAATAACCAATGTTGTgactgaatattttaaaatcccTGTATTGAAATGTGTATTCATGAGGTCTTTTATATGTTCTGCAGGCAAAGTTAATTggtgtgaaaagaaaagagccaAAGAAATTGCTGCTTTCTTTATTAACAGATTTCTACTCCAATGAAGTGTGAGAAATGTACCCTTCAAAAGTCCCCAGAGTCCAAGAATAATAATATTGGGATAAATCTGAGAAAGGGAGCAAATCATTACATGTGAGAAGCTTGAACAAATATTTGGTTCCAGCTCCGATATTTGTCCGAAGTTGCGTGATGCACTCAGAAACCCCTTTCTGGAAAATCCATCAATGTGAAATCCAGACAAGAATTACGGTGCTTTTACTTCTGAGGCCAGCGTGAGGATGTAATAAGATGCCACAAGCAGCATTGAAGGCTCCTGCACATATTCAATGAGTCTAGGCC is part of the Paralichthys olivaceus isolate ysfri-2021 chromosome 18, ASM2471397v2, whole genome shotgun sequence genome and encodes:
- the purbb gene encoding transcriptional regulator protein Pur-beta produces the protein MVELKMADGDSGSERGGSSGGGGGGFQHFQRDQETQELASKRLDIQNKRFYLDVKQNSKGRFIKIAEVGAGGSKSRLTLSLSVAAEFRDYLGDFIEHYAQLGPSSPEQIAQAAVGEDGGPRRALKSEFLVRENRKYYLDLKENQRGRFLRIRQTVNRGPGFGVGGPVGGMLSGQTIALPAQGLIEFRDALAKLIDDYGGDDEELVGGTAAGGYGELPEGTSIMVDSKRFFFDVGSNKYGVFLRVSEVKPSYRNSITIPFKAWGKFGGAFSRYAEEMKEIQERQRDKMYERRDESEGDDVEDD